The Bicyclus anynana chromosome 3, ilBicAnyn1.1, whole genome shotgun sequence genome has a window encoding:
- the LOC112044072 gene encoding uncharacterized abhydrolase domain-containing protein DDB_G0269086-like, with the protein MENNKDFDCFEHQFVELIGEFQSLSISECKLREALRVEAARAEAAEASRDASERATEDARASTQAATAGTAQGVKTLAAVQDELTTVKMQLDFADRQCKLYEEKYSEMVNKAASLERELEALRPLQAANSAYQRQYAELKERIRIATEEARSEASRLENELRRVESSASAGSKLRERARLAAAAHARERRLASAELQHTAKELNTALAEIARQKVVISELDCRLAKSHEDINKKFADSEFETLIEVKAALESERAGTDRLAKALAAALADNATLASSAEAVDKTQLSLSLEKSSICPIDSFLAE; encoded by the exons ATGGAGAACAATAAAGATTTTGATTGTTTTGAACATCAATTTGTTGAATTAATTGGCGAATTTCAGTCACTATCA aTATCTGAGTGTAAGCTACGAGAAGCGCTGCGGGTGGAAGCGGCGCGCGCGGAGGCCGCGGAGGCTTCCCGCGACGCGAGTGAGCGCGCGACCGAGGACGCGCGCGCCAGCACTCAGGCCGCGACCGCCGGCACCGCGCAGGGGGTCAAGACGCTCGCAGCCGTACAAGACGAACTCACTACGGTGAAAATGCAACTAGATTTTGCG GATCGTCAATGCAAACTGTATGAAGAAAAATATTCCGAGATGGTGAACAAGGCAGCGTCACTGGAGAGAGAATTGGAAGCCCTACGACCTCTTCAGGCCGCAAACTCAGCGTATCAGCGACAATACGCGGAACTAAAAGAGCGTATTCGCATCGCGACAGAAGAAGCGCGTAG tgaGGCATCACGTCTTGAAAACGAGTTACGGAGAGTGGAGAGCAGCGCAAGCGCAGGCTCCAAGCTTCGGGAGCGCGCACGTCTTGCGGCCGCGGCGCACGCGCGGGAGCGGCGCCTCGCGAGCGCCGAACTACAGCACACTGCGAAGGAACTAAATACTGCTCTTG CTGAAATAGCGCGCCAAAAAGTTGTGATAAGCGAGTTGGATTGCCGCTTAGCCAAGTCTCACGAAGACATAAACAAAAAGTTTGCTGATTCTGAATTCGAAACTCTGATTGAAGTAAAGGCAGCATTGGAGTCAGAAAGAGCTGGAACGGATAGACTGGCGAAGGCGTTGGCTGCAGCTTTGGCTGACAACGCTACTTTGGCTTCGTCGGCTGAAGCTGTTGACAAGACTCAGCTCAGTTTGTCACTAGAAAAAAGCAGCATCTGCCCCATAGACTCTTTCCTTGCTGAATAA